The sequence below is a genomic window from Streptomyces sp. NBC_00582.
GCAGTCGTCGTCGGTCAGCATCACGATGTCGCCGCGCGTGCGGGCGGCGGAGTCGAACTCCTCCCGCAGCAGTTGCCCGGCCGCTGTCAGCGGCGTCTGGTAGCTGGTGCCGCCGCCGAGGAAGGTCTCCGCGAAGTCGAGGACTTGGACGATGTCGGTGGGCCGGTCGGCGGGGAAGCGGAAGACCCGTACCTTGTCGGCGGCGGAGAACAGGACGCCGACGAAGTCACGCCCCGCGTGGCGGGCCTGGTCCAGCAGCGCCAGGGCGCACGCCTTGGCCCACGCCTCCCGGGTGACGCCGCCGGGGCCGGCCTCGTACATGGAGTGCGAGGTGTCCACGCACGCGATGACGGCGCCCCGACCGCTCGTCCGCTCGCCTTGGCTCTCGTAGAGCATCAGCTCCCCGGCGGCGTAGCGCGCGGCGAACACCGCCCGCAGCTCGGGCAGGCCGAGGTGGGTGAGCTCGGAGGGGATGACGCGGGAGAGGTCGTCGCCGAGCGTGACGCCGACCAGTTCCCCGGTGGCGTTCTCCACCTTGCGGGCGCGCTCTCCGGCAGCCATCTGCCGGAAGCGACCGATCAGCTCGGCCCACTGTGCGAAACGGCCGGTGCGCAGCCGCTCGGCGAGCCGGGCGCGCTGGTCGAACGGCATGCGCTCCAGCTCACCGGGAGCGACGCCCCATGTTCGCATCAGCGCGGCCTCCTCACGCGTGGCCCGGGCGGCCTTCGCCACCGCGCTCCGTGCGGTGGATCGGATGACGGAGGCCGCTGCCGAGAGGGCCTGCGCGGCGTCCTGGGCGGTCTGCGCGGCGGCCTCTACGGCCCGTTGCACGGCGTCGGTGGCCGGGGTCGGCACGGTGCCGTGTTCGTCGTCCTCGCCGTCGGCCTGCTGGAGCGCCTCGCTGAGGGCGTTCGCCGCGTCTTCGGCGTCCTGCTGGGCCTTCCTCGCCCGCTCGGCCCGTTTCTGTGCATCCCGGGTGCGCTCCAGCATCACGCGCAGGGCGGCGGCCTGGGCGAGCACGGCCATGGCGGCGGCGTAGGGGTCACCGACCGTCTCCCGGTGCAGCAGGGCGAACTCCGGTGACTCCGTCAATGAGGTGATGACCTGATGGTTGACCAGCCGTGAGGGCTCCATTTCCCCGGGCTCGCGCAACCGCGGCCTGACCTTGTAGGCGGCCAGGAACGCGTCGGTCAGGAGGTCGGTGGTGCAGTCGTGGCGTCCGCTCAGCTCCTCGGCCAGCTCGCGCAGCCCGGCCGACTGCGCGTAGGTGTCGCGCCACGCGATCCAGTCGAACCGGTCCGCGACCACGGCCGCGGTGTGCCGCTCGGGAGCGGCGGCGGACAGGCCCAGCCACGCCTTGGCCGGGACCGCCGACTCGTCGAGTTCGCGCGGTGTCCTGTCCCCGTCCGTCCGGCTCATGGTCCTGATCTCCCGGTGTTCAGAGCTGAGCCCCCACCACGCTCGCGTCCACGCCGAGGGCCTCGGTGAGAACGCGGGCGCGAACGGCGCGCTGGCGGCCGGTGACCCGGTCGATGGCGGTGGTGGAGCGGCCGGCGATCATCGCCTCCCGGCGCAGCTTCTCCAGCCGCTTCCCCGCCGTGGCGAGCTGGTGGTGAGCCTTCTTGATGACCCACTCGCTGAGTGCCTCACGGGACTGTCCGGCCATGGCGTCGAGCTGCGCCTCCAGTTCCTCGATGGCATCGGCGAGGTCGAGCGCCTCCTTGGCATCGGGGTTGACCAGGTGCAGCACCTCGCGCTCGACGGTCGGACGTTCGGCGGGCGAGTCCCACAGGACGTGGGTCAGCACCGACAGATCGGTCTCCGCGACCGCCTGACGGCCGTCGAGGTACGCGGACGCCTGGAGCAGGCCCACCGCCTGCCGCCAGCGGCGGTCGGAGGCGACGAGTTCCTTGCGGCGCAGGGCGGCCCGCAGCGTGCACACCGCATCCACGATCACGTCGGGTACGTTCACCGCCGGGACGACCTCGGGTCACAGCGTGCTGCAAGGCGGCCAGCTCGATCCTCGTCCGTGTCGGTGCCGCCCGGCGGCTGACGGCGGAGCGGACCAGCGCGGCGAAGTTCGAGGGGTCTTCCAGGTACCCGACCTCGATCCGCACCAGCAGCCGGTCGTAGATCGCGGCCGAATCCTCTCCGCCGGGTAGTTCGTTGCTCGCCGTGATGGCCCCGATCAGGGGGCAGCGGATCGGCTCGCCGCCGCTCT
It includes:
- a CDS encoding VWA domain-containing protein — translated: MSRTDGDRTPRELDESAVPAKAWLGLSAAAPERHTAAVVADRFDWIAWRDTYAQSAGLRELAEELSGRHDCTTDLLTDAFLAAYKVRPRLREPGEMEPSRLVNHQVITSLTESPEFALLHRETVGDPYAAAMAVLAQAAALRVMLERTRDAQKRAERARKAQQDAEDAANALSEALQQADGEDDEHGTVPTPATDAVQRAVEAAAQTAQDAAQALSAAASVIRSTARSAVAKAARATREEAALMRTWGVAPGELERMPFDQRARLAERLRTGRFAQWAELIGRFRQMAAGERARKVENATGELVGVTLGDDLSRVIPSELTHLGLPELRAVFAARYAAGELMLYESQGERTSGRGAVIACVDTSHSMYEAGPGGVTREAWAKACALALLDQARHAGRDFVGVLFSAADKVRVFRFPADRPTDIVQVLDFAETFLGGGTSYQTPLTAAGQLLREEFDSAARTRGDIVMLTDDDCGVTETWMRDWNDAKRLLGFRVFGVAVGAPRVAEADSVLEALCDNLRSVEDLTDVHTAADLFRVI